The region GACGCTGAAGTGCTCTCCGCCCTCGGACGTCTGCACCGCGCGGGGCACCTCACTGCGCAACAGGCGGAGGCTCGAGTCGAATACGCGGCTAACGCACCGATCGAACGTCACCCCCTCGCCCCACTGCTCGCGGGAGCCTGGAAGCTGCGTCACAATCTACGATTGGTCGATGCCCTCTACGTCGAGCTTGCCAACACTCTTAACGCTCCAGTCGTAACGACGGACGCCGGGCTGGCAGCGGCATCTCAAATCGCCGAGTATGTCTCTGGCGATGCGTAGATAACGTCGTGTCTCAGGAGTCGAGCACAGCGGTGGGTACCCCGACGCTCCTACCAGCTAGTCGAGCGGGACCGCAAGGCGCCCCGGGATACAGAAACTCAAGTCCGTGTCGAACACGCTCATGCGAATCTTCGTCTATGTCTTTCGTCGTCCCGAGTAACGTCTGGCGCTTTGTGAGATCGGATGCGGTGGTCGTGGTTAGCGCCAGAATCCATTGGGGGTTAGCCGCGGGCGGGGGAGGCGCAGGCGGTGGCGGACACTTGCAACGAGCCGGCGCCAAAGAGGCCAAGCAGTGCGGAGGAGTATTCCTGGGCGACGTCCACGCAGATGGTGTCGGGGGATACAAGCGCCGCGGTGATTACCCGGTTGGGACGTGGCCGAGCGGCGTTCCCGGCTGCCACCGCTGACGGGACTGCAACATCCGGCGCCAGATCCACCGAACCGGACCGCAACGTCGCCAGGTCGATCGTGGCTGCCCCTGCCTCGGCGGCTGCTTCGGCGACAAAGTTGGTTTCACGCCACAGCGACGCCCAAGACGACAGCTCGAACACCAATCCGACCATCAACAGCCCGACCATCATGAGACCAATCGTTGCCGGTAGTGCGGTCCCACGTTCGTCACGAAGCGCACGGTTACGGCGCATAAGCAGTACTCCCGAATGGGCTGGCCGCCACCGTGGCCCGCCCGACAACTGTGTACATGATCGCGTCGCCGAGGATCGCAACGACGGGCACGTCGATCGACACCACCACGTCTGTGCCTGCGGCCGTGGTCTTGAGCGTGATCGTTGCCCCGGGTGCCGCATCGGCGGCAGCCTGCCTCGCGGCGGTTTCGTCGCCTGTACGGACCGCAATCGTCGCAGCGTTGAACGCCGCTTCGGCGGCCCTATCTCCGGCAGCCGACACGCTCGTGATGGCAAGCAACAACTGGATCACAACCACCACGATGAGCGAGCCAACAATCAGCGTTTCGATCAGCGTCGTTCCCCGCTCGCCGGTCATGGCTCCACAACCAGCGGCGCCGAGGCTTCAACGACAACCGTGATAGCGGAAAACAGTGGGCCCGGTGGCGACCACAAATACACAACCCTGACCACTGCCGTGTCTCGTGTGCGCGATATCACTGTCGACTGAATAGTGGCTCCCGGTGCGGTGGCTTTGATTGCCGCATCGGCGTATGCGCTGAGGTCCGAGTCTGACGCTCCCACCAACGCCGCCCGGCGTGCGGTTGCGTCTACCGCTGTGGACGCGGCGTTGCGTGCGACTGCAAAAAACGCCACGTTGACAAGCAGCAGCAAGAACAAGAAGAACAGCGCCATTGCCGCCATCCCCTCGATAATCGCGTTGCCATCTTCGTCTCCGAGAGACGCCCGGTGGTTACGAGAAACTGCTCTCTCCTAGGAAAAGAAGCCGGTGAGCTGGCCGACCACGTTGCCCCACACGTCACCCGCTGTCGTACGCACCTGGGGCAGCAGCAGTGCAATGACGAGCACCGCAATGGTCGCAAGCCCGAGCCACTCGACGGTGGTCGATCCTCTTTGATGCGTGAGCGTTTCCGTCTCGGTCATGTCTTGGTCGGGCGTGTCTTGGTTTGGCATGTTGTCTCCTTTTCTAAGGGTTTCCTGCGAGTTGTTGTAAAGATGTCAGCGTCGGGTATATGAGAAAGAGGAGGGTCACCGGGACCATCAACGCAAGGATCGGTGCGTACATCGCAAGTGCCTTCTTGCCTCCCTCCGATGTCAGCGACCGCTGCAATTCGGCGCGAAAGTCGCGGGCGAGTTCGTTAAGCGCCTCGCTGAGTCGGCCACCCGACTGATGGGCATGCCCGAGCAGTGAGTAGAGCCGTGACGACGCCGGGTTCACGGCGCTCTTTGCCGCAGCGTATAACGCTTCGGTGAGCGGGGCACCGCTGCTGTACTCGACGAATGCTTCACCTAGCTCGTCGGTCACGACACCGCGTGAGTTGGTGACCAAATCGTCGATTGCTGACGACAGGGACGCACCTGACAACACTGACAGCGCCAAAGCGTCGCTCACCGCCGGCAGCTCATGGATGGCCTGCCTCGAGCGACGCTCCGCTCGCGAAGTCATCCACATCCGCAGACCTAACAGACCGCTGAACGCACCGAGAATCACCAGCGCAGGTGTAGAGGCCTGTGGGTCCGCCAAGAACAGATCCCCTTGTCCGAGCAGGACGCCAATCGTTGCGCCTGCGATCCCGGCTGTCAGCCACCGCAGATGAAGGTCTTCCTTCGACCATGTGAGTCCCGCGTTGCGCGCTGCGGGCGGAGCGGTTGTGACCGGTGTCTGGCTGACGGTGCGGGTCAGCAGATGAGGGCCGATTCTGTCACCGAGCGAGCGGACCGCAGATGGGCTGACGACCGTGTACGCAGCCCACCCAGCAACAACAGCGACGAATAGCCTCATCATTGGAACAGCCTCGGTGGTCGTGACAATGTTGCCACCCGACGACCTATCGCATATCCACCCAAGGTGACGGCAAGGCCGATCGCGATGACGTTGGCGCCCTCTGCGGTTTTGTATGCGTCCGCGGCGGCAGGGTTCGTCGAAATGGTGAGAGCGAGCAGCGCCCACGGTGCGACCAACGCCACCAGCGCGGTCATCCGCTGTTCTGTCAACGCGGCGTTGTGTGCGGCCCGGACTCGCAAGTCGTCGGCGACTGACATGCCGAGCGCGGCCACTATTTCGCCGACCCGTTGGCCCCCGACGCGTTGGGCCGTTGCCAGGGTCAACAAGATGTGGTCG is a window of Acidobacteriota bacterium DNA encoding:
- a CDS encoding type II toxin-antitoxin system VapC family toxin; translation: MSLTVVAKQTIVDASSMVDILVGSLSASAVRDRLQGCELHAPAHFDAEVLSALGRLHRAGHLTAQQAEARVEYAANAPIERHPLAPLLAGAWKLRHNLRLVDALYVELANTLNAPVVTTDAGLAAASQIAEYVSGDA
- a CDS encoding type II secretion system F family protein; this translates as MMRLFVAVVAGWAAYTVVSPSAVRSLGDRIGPHLLTRTVSQTPVTTAPPAARNAGLTWSKEDLHLRWLTAGIAGATIGVLLGQGDLFLADPQASTPALVILGAFSGLLGLRMWMTSRAERRSRQAIHELPAVSDALALSVLSGASLSSAIDDLVTNSRGVVTDELGEAFVEYSSGAPLTEALYAAAKSAVNPASSRLYSLLGHAHQSGGRLSEALNELARDFRAELQRSLTSEGGKKALAMYAPILALMVPVTLLFLIYPTLTSLQQLAGNP